Part of the Drosophila pseudoobscura strain MV-25-SWS-2005 chromosome 2, UCI_Dpse_MV25, whole genome shotgun sequence genome, TCAATACATTCAGTGTCAATGAGTATGAAGGCCTCATGCTAATCGATTGTTCAACTGTAGGAAAGTGGCGCCACTAGCAACCGACGTAAAACGAGTGTGTCAATGTTATGCTAATCAATTACAACCAATACAATACACTATTCTTTCTGccacatttatttttaaaagtcGATGATGCTCAGCTGCATGTAAAGATGTAAAGCTCgacgtgtttttgttattACCGCCTTGATTGATTTTAAAGCTCATCAGCGAGGCCAAGCACAGCACCGATTGCGGGTTGCGAATTAGTCAcacaaaacagacaaaaacaCACTCTCTGCCACCGGCGTACAGCGGACGTAGCTGTCGATCTTGCAAGCTCTTGCCGAGTTTGCCCGCGCCGAACTATTGAAGTCCATGTATGAAACCAGACTGCCGATACCGCTCCGTCTACATTCCGCCGCAGCGCCAACAGTAGCAACGGGAGCCGCCGGAGCGAGCTCCACCGGCCCGAGAGGGGGGCTCGCCCTCGCCTCACACTATTGTGCTGtgctttttgctgctgctcgcaATAACCAAAGCGGTGCCAACTACAACTACCCAATTCGTTTCGCTCATCTTTGAATGGAATATGCTTTTAGATGCgagtatttttatttgaattagtCTTTCATCCCACTTTACGGCTGtataaatattccaaataTTATACATAAGTAATAGCTGAAACCGTGCAAGAGGTAGTACAAATTATTATCATTACCtaataaagaatatatactAGAATCTCTGGCTCCAtatggtatgtatgtatatagaaatTGATCAGCATGAAGAGCCGAGTGGATATACATAGGTCCAGACCActggaaaatgtgaaaatgtggAATTTTTTAAacacctatatacatatgtatgtatgtataataccTACTTAAATGCATGGAAGACTTTCCAAACCTCCAAGAATGCGTTATCAAGGCTCTTACTTACAAACATTGCAGTCAACATGCTGTATTTTTCAAAtttcgaaatgaaatgaaagcaTTTTAAAACTGATCCAATCCACAGTCGAAGCAGTATGAATTACACTAAGCAACAAAATCGAACTTTTATATTCCACCAACCAAAGcgacttttttggggctttacattttttgtatgttCTTTTAGAGGTAATGCCTAGTTTTTCACATAACTTAAGAATCTTAAAATTGTTCTTATTTGTTCGACACTTTTCCATATAATATCTTTTTAAAAAGACCGGACGTTACGTTGTGATCCGTAGCACACGTGCCGCGACACAATTCTACAAGGAAGCCAAGAGTCAGCCACGGAAAATTTGTTCTCCATTCTTATCATAATAAGGTTCCGATCGAAGCCACAATCAGCACTCTGGTacattaaataattataagacaatacaaatatttataacgTATTACTTAAGGGGTTCGGAATGGAAAATAGGTTCCTCTGTTACATATACATCAGTACACTTTAACTGACATATGTAGAACGATCGACCTGTGTGGGTATCAAAACCTTCCGCCAAGAAGCTACCATCCGTTGTTGGGTTAAATTTACACATTACAACCTTAGGTTGTTGTCACTGTCAAAGAGTAATTGAGCTCAATTGAGCATACGCCTACCCTAATATTATACCCAGCCCAGCCGAAATAGCTTGTGCAGGGTAACAGCATCCACAAAGAGAAAACAATAGGTGTTGTTCTCTGTGCTTTATTTTGTTAATCTCGACATAACTACATATGCAGCTCTCCATGTGCCTGTGTATTGAGTGATACTTGCCATACTGTCTGATCTGATTGTACTTCCAGTGCGCTGTGTTGACAGCTCTctttgcatacatatgtatgtacattcttacatacacatgtatgttCAAGTACGTACAAgtatgtatttaaataataaactcTGAGCGGAGAGACTCAGATTATCTGCGCGGAGCGCGAATGAATTATCATTTTCCCTTCGACTGCCCCCATCATTGgaccaaaacgaaaaccacCAGGGAGCTCTCGGAAGACGCATAGTGAGGTCCGAGTCCCGAGTCCCAAGCAAAGAATAACATCGTAATCAGAACACACaagcatatacatacatacatatgtatataaacgTATTGTACAGTTCCCTGTTGTAAGTATCAAATATAGTTATGTCTCGAGCAGCGACATCTGAACGGTCCAACTCTGAAGACAGGTAAGTGGTCCCTGCGCGTCTAGCGAAGCAAATGATTTCTGTATCTTGGTCTCGCACCCTGAAGTAGCAACGCACATACTTGCTTGACCGAGGTGCTCAGGAACTGTGCCGATATTCAATCGCTAGAAAGCTTGAGCCTGCCCCACAGCTACGACTACTACAACGAGCGGAAGATGATTTCGCCAAACCCGTATTCTTTCAGCGGGAACGTGTCAAATAGCAGCTGCgccagcgacgacgacgttTCCTTTACAGACTGTTTACTCGAAGACAATGGCCGCATTTCGTTGGCCTACGAAAATCTGAGAAGCATTCCAAGGCGACTTGCAGACAAGTTCGCAGCACAGACCAAGTGTCTAGATCTCAGTCATAATGACTTTCGCGATTTGAAATTTCTCTCCTTCTTCGAAAACCTGGACACACTGATTTTGGACAGAAATATGAATTTGGACTTGAACACTCTTCCTTATCTACCAAGCCTAAATATATTGTGGTAAGTCATCTGCATCGATTATAATGATCACACTGACACTGACACTGTTGTCACTATCTTTTAGGATCAACAACTGCGATATCTCCAATACAGACTGGATACACCGGATTGAACGCAACTGCCCGGCGCTGGAACAACTGTCGTGCATGGGCAACATCCGCACCGCCGTTGCCAGTCAGAGTGCCGAAATAGATGTCGGGCGCGACTATATTCTTCAAGTATTACCCAATCTTAAATATCTTGACGGTGTGCCGGTGCCGGTTTCCGTCAGCCAGAACAACGGGAACGGTAGCCCTGCTGTTCTCTTTTCCCCTTCCCAAGGGCAATGCCAAGACTCAACGAGCCACACAGGCAGTGGGAAAATTTCCACACCGACACTCGCATTCAAGAATCTCTTCCGGCTCAAACCATCCACAAAGCCGCATGGTCCTGATGGAGCTCGAAGCGAACATATGTATGGAAACGGCTCGTCCACAAACTAACATAACATCAACAAATGGTTCGGCAAAGGTCATATGCATATGTTAGCCTATGATATTTGGACATCCATGGAATTATTAGGATGCAAATGTGTACAGGTATATGATAATTGTCATTAACTAAATATGTACACTTATGCTAATGCAAATAATTACTATATGCTAAAAAAGAAACCTAACGtcataaaatacatttttacaaTGCAGCGACTGAACATCAGTAAAGTAAGTGTTCTTCATGAATCACATTCATGAACTCTACATTCCCAATCATTTgtcttatttttattcattgtacaaatattataataaagaCGACGTCAAATATGCACCTATTATGATTGATTTTCATTTCGCCTTACAGAAACAGCTTCTCCGGCACCATTAaacgcacatacatatgtatccaAAATCCCAGTCTTGTGCGGTAACTTCTCGAAGTGCTCGCGCCCCAATCCGCTCTCCCCCCACAGCTCACTCACTTACAGTAAGACTCGCAAAGGCACCTGTTCCTCTTCCTCTCATCAAACATGTGATTACAAGACGGAGTGGAATGAATTGTGTATATTCTATAATAAAGCTAAAACCAAAGCGATTAACATGCAAAGGTATTCAAATCTTCAGCCCAAAAAGATAGAAATACTATTGTGTACAAGCAAGCAATATGTTGGTTCCTATATGAATAAAAGAGGAACAAAGAAGTTGAAATACAATTTTTCTCATCTTTCTGCAAAGTTTATTTCCGAACTATCTTAACGCAGTCAATTCAAAGATTGATGCGATGCGCAGAACTACTGAATAACTGAGCATGAAAAAATACTTACTCGGATGCAGTGATTGATTATGTTCTAATTTACACCCggctttttttaaatatttgtatatgctAATTGTTCAGAATCAGAAATTGAAAAGTTATTTTTGAGAATATTTGGAATTTTTAGACAGATATTGCACAAATGAAGTTACCAATAAGTGCATCTTTGGGTCAATTTGACTTTATTTCCATGTTTCCTAATGCTGCCTCCAACGAGAGAATCAATTTCTCATTGTTTTTGATTGAAGACTGCTTGGCGGTATGGGACGAAACTTGTTCCAGGGCCCACTGTGCCAGCTTGTGCGACTCTTTGCGCTTGGAACTTACTGTTTTGGAATTGGCCAAAAAGTTGCAACTCAAATAAAGGCCATATAGCGCACGCAAATTGTGAGGATTCAACTTTAGAGCCTGCGAATAGTACGTACGAGCTGCTTCAACATTTTCAACGCCACCCTGCAAGGAGAAAAACGAATTGTCCCTCTGTTTTAATTAGAATTATAGAACTAACTCACCATAGTGTAGCGTATCTCTGCGAGTCTTTGATGTATTAAATGGCTATGAGGATTGTGCAACAAAACTTCCTCCATGCAAAATGCTGCCTTTCCGTACTCGCCCTCGGCCAGGTACATGCTGCATAGCTCGTGCCATGCTTCTTGATCCGACATAAACCTGCGAAAAGGAGAAATTAGCGAGAATTCCTCTCCAATGGATTATACAGAAATTTGTACTTTTTCAGATAGTCGTTTAGTTCTTTGATGGCTTCAACTCGACGACCACGCGCCTTCAGTATAGCAATCTTCCTTTTCCGGGGCGCAGCATTTGTCTCATCTTTGGCTATTATGGCATCCAGAACGTCATCGGCCTCGTCATATTGTTCAAGTGCTTCATACCGCATCGCTTTGAACTTCATAACGCGCAAACTACCAGGAAACTCCAGGCTCAGCTGCTTGGTGCACTTAGTGGCAATGTCGAATTGCGCCGTGTCCAGTGCCGCTATTATTACCTGCTCCAAAATCAGATGACGCTCATTGCCAGTTTTATGGACTTTGTCTTCGAGTACCGCGACCCAAAGCTGGACAACCTCCTCGCTATGACGTCCGGTTTCCTCGCGCCACTTTCTGAACTGGTCTCGCACATCTGGAAAAATGGATAAGTTTTAATATGCTTTTCCAgcttatttaatttaaatattcgcATATGCAtctgcatacatacatatgtattttcttttgtaCATACGTACACATGCAGATAGAAAGGGACACatgcttaatttaattttagtcAAATACGCCCGTAAGCTAAATGGAACAGCAAAAACTTTACCTGACCAGCTCATTTCCTCATAGTTCAGGGACATTTTTACTGACACGGCTTTATCTTTCTTTTACTTTAATTTATGTCAATTATGTTAAAATTATGAGTTCAGAAAAACAAGTGttgtaaaacaaaaaacgagtgTTGTAAGTCGCAGTTTAACCCACATAAGCCACCTTTAAGACACCTCCATTTAAACGAATGAACAACTTAATCTAAACCGCAGAAAATAATACTGTTTGTAAATATTCCTTGCAGATCATTCACTTAAAAAACAATGAtaacgatatctttcaccagAACTGAGCGAAAATTCTTTAAGTTTCACCATTTTAGTCACCATTTAAATACCTACTGTTCTTAAGTGGGTTAATCAAAATGATATTTCTCGAATCTTATTATTGGTTTAGTactaataatatttattattggaAGTGCGCCAGGGACGCTCTGATTATAGGCACTGATTATAGCATGGTACCATTGTAAGTTAATTGTTTGCCTTTTACGCATGTAACGCTTCAAAATTCATGGTAAAGGGCTAATCTTCGGCTCGATCCACAGTGTAAAAGCCTTTTTTAAgacaattttttaaatttccttTGGAAATTTTTGGGCCAGTTAAAATATAATGTATAATGTTGCTTCGGTGACAATTGAGTACACGCACGAGGTTAATTGCACATGTATTCGTATCCTTATTTGTTTCTATTAGTTGCTATTTACACAATGTAACTTAACATAATGGTAAGCTGTTCCGCCTAGGGCTACTCCGGGCTTGGCAATCGATCTCGGCGCTTGCCTTAGTCCGCCGCACCACCCGGATCTGGTGCCAGCTGCATCCTGCACCCAACGCATCCGACGCCACTACCTTGCCACTCAGCTCCACTGAGACCTTACGCGAACTGACCCGTTATCGCCCTGAACATCGTGGCTCCTCCCCTAACCACAAGCCTGTCAATCTTCGGCATCTTCTCCTTTTTCCGCCTTGCTCCTCCTGCTTCCCCAGCTTCAAAGTCGACCGCCATTGCTGGCGGCTTCCTTGAGCAGTCGTCTCCAATTCCTGTGTTTTCAAGTCGTTAGATCAGAAATACCCGCGACTTTTGATTCAAATAATGGACAGATAGAGCGAGAGACCAAGCTGAAGTATGGAATTGTAATCAATCTTCTGAAAGCCAGTAATGAAACGATAAATTCCTACTAAATAATTTGTGATgaaaacgaaatcaaaataTGTGAGCAGTCAGCAATCAAAATAAAAGCAGCTTCAGCGGTGATATTCGTATTGACACGTATTTGGTCACACTGTGGTGTAAAACACGATCATCGATATAATTGAAGAAGCATCGTATGCATGTCTATCGCGTAGCAATCATCCCCAGTTGTTTATAAAGCAGCACATTCAAAATTTCAGGTTTATTAAAAATTCTTTTGGCCACAAAGCGGGCGACTTCCGCATGTTGGATGTGAACGAGCCGTCCATTACAAGGCAATAGACGTAACCAATCCGAAAGGGAAGATAGTACAATGGGGCCTCCACAGTTACAGCgcacttttttgggcttcGACTTGAGTACACAGAAGGTAAAACATCCGCAACTGCCTACGTTGTATTTTTCGTTGCAGAGGCGTTGCTTCTATTCCGCCTGCTTACGCATTCAGCTTCAACCAAGCGCGTGTTATTGAGAGAGGTCATACAACAAACACGGCACACGAATCTCATTGGGGCACTTCTTATCAATGATCCACAGCCTTTCTTATCTATTAGCCGCAATAATTTAGCTATAAGCGTATGTATTTTTATGCCAGACCCAGATGCCACCGGTTAACCACCCAAATCACTGGAAAGTCATACAAAATGACGCAATCTTTGACACTTACTTGACCTTAGAATCCAAGTAACTGTGCTAGATCGTTACTTTTAAGGTGTGCCCTACAACTATTTTCAGCTGAAAGCTATTCTGCTAAACTCCAGCCTGACAGTGGTTGCCTCAGCCGAGGTGAAGTTCGACAGCGACTTGCCGGAGTTTCGAACCAGCGGTGGAGTCAGCCCCGGACCCAACAAACATGAGTACGTCCAGGCCTAAGCACCTAAACCTGAGTGTCCTAAACTCCTATACACGACCTTATTCATCAGATTCTTTGTGCAGCCAGTGATGTGGGTGAAGGCCGTGGACATTGTCTTGGACCGTTTGGTGATGCAGGAGGCTGATTTAAGCACTGTTGCAGCCATTTCTGCTGCGGGACAGCAGCATGGTTCCTTGTACTGGTCAAAGCACGGAATTTCAGCTTTGCAAAGCCTTGATCCCGAAAAGTTTCTCCACGCACAAATCGATGACTCTGCATTTGTGGTCAACCGCACGCCCATTTGGATGGATGCGTCAACCACTAAGCAATGCCTGGAGATGGAGACTGCCATTGGGGGGCACACCCAGATGGTTCAGCTGACGGGCTCCAAGTGCTACGAACGATTTACTGGACCGCAGATACGTAAGATCTACCAGCAGCGCACTCATGCCTACGAGGATGCCCAACGAATCTCACTGGTCAGCAGCTTTTTGGCCTCACTCTTTTTGGGAAGTGTGGCACCGATCGACTTCAGCGATGGCTCCGGCATGAACCTGCTGGACATCCGCGAAAAAGCCTGGTCCAAGGCCTGCTTAAATGCGTGTGCACCTGACCTGGATGAGCGTCTCGGTCAGGCGGTCAGTGCCAATACTGTCCTTGGCGGCGTTTCAGAATATTTTGTGAAGCGCTTCTGCTTTCCGGCGTCATGCCAAGTCGTCGCTTGCACCGGAGATAATCCCTCGGCC contains:
- the LOC4802087 gene encoding xylulose kinase isoform X1, whose translation is MGPPQLQRTFLGFDLSTQKLKAILLNSSLTVVASAEVKFDSDLPEFRTSGGVSPGPNKHEFFVQPVMWVKAVDIVLDRLVMQEADLSTVAAISAAGQQHGSLYWSKHGISALQSLDPEKFLHAQIDDSAFVVNRTPIWMDASTTKQCLEMETAIGGHTQMVQLTGSKCYERFTGPQIRKIYQQRTHAYEDAQRISLVSSFLASLFLGSVAPIDFSDGSGMNLLDIREKAWSKACLNACAPDLDERLGQAVSANTVLGGVSEYFVKRFCFPASCQVVACTGDNPSALAGMLVDNDWLSVSLGTSDTLMMSFEKPPNWEEGHVLCHPTQTDEFMGLLCFRNGSLVREAMNNVEAGGNWVKFNELLESTPRGNFGNMAVHFNDMEIIPKAKGTLRWNKDCLPNSPDASKGVIKFSSPQIEIRALIEGQMLHHRAVAEDMGFQFGTNTKVLATGGASINKSILQVIADVFNAPVHIQNESEAALMGAAYRASYALYRHELDQTVPALSYRDHVLSLTSNNLQLVCEPHKDSESIYAPMLERYKAMAHILQSGIL
- the EMC2A gene encoding ER membrane protein complex subunit 2, with translation MSLNYEEMSWSDVRDQFRKWREETGRHSEEVVQLWVAVLEDKVHKTGNERHLILEQVIIAALDTAQFDIATKCTKQLSLEFPGSLRVMKFKAMRYEALEQYDEADDVLDAIIAKDETNAAPRKRKIAILKARGRRVEAIKELNDYLKKFMSDQEAWHELCSMYLAEGEYGKAAFCMEEVLLHNPHSHLIHQRLAEIRYTMGGVENVEAARTYYSQALKLNPHNLRALYGLYLSCNFLANSKTVSSKRKESHKLAQWALEQVSSHTAKQSSIKNNEKLILSLEAALGNMEIKSN
- the LOC4802084 gene encoding leucine-rich melanocyte differentiation-associated protein isoform X3 — translated: MISPNPYSFSGNVSNSSCASDDDVSFTDCLLEDNGRISLAYENLRSIPRRLADKFAAQTKCLDLSHNDFRDLKFLSFFENLDTLILDRNMNLDLNTLPYLPSLNILWINNCDISNTDWIHRIERNCPALEQLSCMGNIRTAVASQSAEIDVGRDYILQVLPNLKYLDGVPVPVSVSQNNGNGSPAVLFSPSQGQCQDSTSHTGSGKISTPTLAFKNLFRLKPSTKPHGPDGARSEHMYGNGSSTN
- the LOC4802084 gene encoding uncharacterized protein isoform X2; protein product: MSRAATSERSNSEDSNAHTCLTEVLRNCADIQSLESLSLPHSYDYYNERKMISPNPYSFSGNVSNSSCASDDDVSFTDCLLEDNGRISLAYENLRSIPRRLADKFAAQTKCLDLSHNDFRDLKFLSFFENLDTLILDRNMNLDLNTLPYLPSLNILWINNCDISNTDWIHRIERNCPALEQLSCMGNIRTAVASQSAEIDVGRDYILQVLPNLKYLDGVPVPVSVSQNNGNGSPAVLFSPSQGQCQDSTSHTGSGKISTPTLAFKNLFRLKPSTKPHGPDGARSEHMYGNGSSTN
- the LOC4802084 gene encoding uncharacterized protein isoform X1 gives rise to the protein MSRAATSERSNSEDSSNAHTCLTEVLRNCADIQSLESLSLPHSYDYYNERKMISPNPYSFSGNVSNSSCASDDDVSFTDCLLEDNGRISLAYENLRSIPRRLADKFAAQTKCLDLSHNDFRDLKFLSFFENLDTLILDRNMNLDLNTLPYLPSLNILWINNCDISNTDWIHRIERNCPALEQLSCMGNIRTAVASQSAEIDVGRDYILQVLPNLKYLDGVPVPVSVSQNNGNGSPAVLFSPSQGQCQDSTSHTGSGKISTPTLAFKNLFRLKPSTKPHGPDGARSEHMYGNGSSTN